Proteins from a single region of Nocardiopsis dassonvillei subsp. dassonvillei DSM 43111:
- the menD gene encoding 2-succinyl-5-enolpyruvyl-6-hydroxy-3-cyclohexene-1-carboxylic-acid synthase — protein sequence MNPSTALARVLVDELARCGLAEAVVAPGSRSTPLALALVAHPGIRVHVRIDERSASFLALGLARVSRRPVAVVCTSGTAAANFHPAVMEADESGVPLLVLTADRPPELRGTGANQTVDQIGLYGGAVRLFAEVGTPDPVPGMVAYWRSLACRAWGSALGGRPGPVHLNVAFRDPLTPDADTGAWPEPLEGRDGGRAWIGRPGPLTEPAPFALPDVERGVIVCGDGDYDPVPFLALAEATGWPLLAEPTSNARRAGALSTYRHLLASPRVVARPAPELVVSVGRPNLSRQILAYLRRAERHVVVGAGALDAFSDPVRTATDVVAAVAPPAGLDPGSPRSTEWSRTWSEAEAVARAALDAVLDEEEVLSEPRLARDLVAHMSTGSLLFAGSSMPIRDLDATMRARCGVRLVGNRGVSGIDGSVSTAIGAALAHQAGGGGHAYALLGDLAMLHDQNGLLIGPGEPRPDLAIVVVNNDGGGIFSGLEQAGHPDFERVFGTPHGASMERVAAVADVPYTRLEWATDLPKALLGEGPRLIEVCTHRAGSAALRRRIQAAVDAAVDGAL from the coding sequence ATGAATCCGTCCACCGCCCTGGCGCGTGTCCTGGTCGACGAGCTGGCCCGCTGCGGCCTGGCCGAGGCCGTCGTCGCGCCGGGGTCGCGCTCGACGCCGCTCGCCCTGGCCCTGGTCGCCCACCCCGGAATCCGGGTGCACGTGCGCATCGACGAGCGCTCGGCCTCCTTCCTCGCCCTCGGTCTGGCCCGCGTCTCGCGCCGCCCGGTCGCGGTGGTGTGCACCTCCGGCACGGCCGCGGCCAACTTCCACCCGGCGGTGATGGAGGCGGACGAGAGCGGGGTGCCGCTGCTGGTGCTCACCGCCGACCGGCCCCCGGAGCTGCGCGGGACCGGCGCCAACCAGACGGTGGACCAGATCGGCCTGTACGGCGGCGCGGTCCGCCTGTTCGCCGAGGTCGGCACCCCCGACCCGGTGCCCGGCATGGTCGCCTACTGGCGGTCGCTGGCCTGCCGCGCGTGGGGCTCGGCGCTGGGCGGACGCCCCGGTCCGGTCCACCTCAACGTGGCCTTCCGCGACCCGCTGACCCCCGACGCCGACACGGGCGCGTGGCCCGAGCCCCTGGAGGGGCGCGACGGCGGCCGGGCGTGGATCGGCCGCCCGGGGCCGCTGACCGAACCCGCGCCGTTCGCCCTGCCCGACGTCGAGCGCGGTGTGATCGTGTGCGGCGACGGGGACTACGACCCGGTGCCGTTCCTGGCGCTGGCCGAGGCGACCGGGTGGCCCCTGCTGGCCGAACCGACCTCCAACGCCCGCCGGGCGGGCGCGCTGTCCACCTACCGGCACTTGCTGGCCTCGCCGCGCGTGGTCGCGCGGCCGGCGCCGGAGCTGGTGGTGAGCGTGGGCCGCCCCAACCTGTCCCGGCAGATCCTGGCCTACCTGCGCCGGGCCGAACGGCACGTGGTGGTCGGCGCGGGCGCGCTCGACGCCTTCTCCGACCCGGTGCGCACCGCCACCGACGTGGTGGCCGCGGTCGCGCCGCCCGCCGGTCTGGACCCCGGCTCCCCGCGGAGCACCGAGTGGTCGCGGACCTGGTCGGAGGCGGAGGCGGTGGCCCGCGCCGCCCTGGACGCGGTGCTGGACGAGGAGGAGGTGCTCAGCGAGCCGCGGCTGGCCCGCGACCTGGTCGCGCACATGTCCACCGGTTCGCTGCTGTTCGCCGGTTCGAGCATGCCCATCCGCGACCTGGACGCCACCATGCGGGCGCGCTGCGGCGTGCGCCTGGTGGGCAACCGGGGCGTCAGCGGGATCGACGGGTCGGTCTCCACGGCCATCGGCGCGGCGCTGGCCCACCAGGCCGGGGGCGGGGGGCACGCCTACGCGTTGCTGGGCGACCTCGCGATGCTGCACGACCAGAACGGGCTGCTGATCGGCCCGGGGGAGCCTCGCCCGGACCTGGCGATCGTCGTGGTCAACAACGACGGCGGCGGGATCTTCTCCGGTCTGGAGCAGGCCGGGCACCCCGACTTCGAGCGGGTGTTCGGCACCCCGCACGGGGCGTCGATGGAACGGGTGGCGGCGGTGGCCGACGTGCCCTACACCCGCCTGGAGTGGGCGACCGACCTGCCCAAGGCGC
- a CDS encoding o-succinylbenzoate synthase has product MTAAEPDPAGTPAGGRAFAVGLRNRFRGITVREGMLVRGPAGWGEFSPFAEYGPRECARWWAACEEAAHHGWPAPVRDRVPVNVTVPAVDPERAHAIVAAGGCATAKVKVAERGQDPAEDLARVEAVRDALGPSGLVRVDANGAWDVDTAVRMVRELDRFGLEYVEQPCATLDELAAVRRRVSVPVAADESVRRAEDPLRVRAAGAADIVVLKVQPLGGVRAALRVAEACGLPVVVSSAVETSVGLAAGVALAAALPELPHACGLATMQMLTADVTADPLLPENGFLPVRPVTVDEASLRAVEVDPAAWRARAEAARSAADEVPGAG; this is encoded by the coding sequence GTGACCGCTGCCGAACCCGACCCGGCGGGCACGCCCGCCGGGGGACGCGCCTTCGCGGTCGGCCTGCGCAACCGCTTCCGCGGCATCACCGTCCGCGAGGGCATGCTCGTGCGCGGGCCCGCCGGATGGGGGGAGTTCTCCCCCTTCGCCGAGTACGGCCCGCGCGAGTGCGCCCGCTGGTGGGCCGCCTGTGAGGAGGCCGCCCACCACGGCTGGCCCGCGCCCGTCCGCGACCGCGTGCCGGTCAACGTGACCGTGCCCGCCGTGGACCCCGAGCGGGCCCACGCGATCGTCGCCGCGGGCGGCTGCGCCACCGCCAAGGTCAAGGTGGCCGAACGCGGCCAGGACCCCGCCGAGGACCTGGCCCGCGTCGAGGCGGTCCGCGACGCCCTGGGCCCCTCGGGGCTGGTGCGGGTGGACGCCAACGGCGCCTGGGACGTCGACACCGCCGTGCGGATGGTGCGCGAACTGGACCGCTTCGGCCTGGAGTACGTCGAGCAGCCGTGCGCCACCCTGGACGAGCTGGCCGCCGTGCGCCGCCGGGTGTCGGTCCCCGTGGCCGCCGACGAGTCCGTCCGCAGGGCCGAGGACCCGCTGCGGGTGCGCGCCGCCGGCGCCGCCGACATCGTGGTCCTCAAGGTGCAGCCGCTGGGCGGGGTGCGCGCCGCGCTGCGCGTGGCCGAGGCGTGCGGGCTGCCGGTGGTGGTCTCCAGCGCCGTGGAGACCTCGGTGGGCCTGGCGGCGGGGGTGGCCCTGGCGGCCGCGCTGCCGGAGCTGCCCCACGCGTGCGGCCTGGCCACCATGCAGATGCTGACCGCCGACGTCACCGCCGACCCCCTGCTGCCCGAGAACGGGTTCCTACCCGTGCGCCCGGTGACGGTGGACGAGGCGAGCCTGCGCGCGGTGGAGGTCGACCCCGCCGCCTGGCGGGCCCGCGCCGAGGCCGCGCGGTCGGCCGCCGACGAGGTCCCCGGCGCCGGATGA
- the menB gene encoding 1,4-dihydroxy-2-naphthoyl-CoA synthase encodes MSSVIDWQRSGEYSDIIYETAEGIAKITINRPERHNAFRPQTLFELQDAFNLARDDSSVGVIIFTGAGDQAFCSGGDQKIRGEDGYMGDDAVARQGIGRLNVLDLQVQIRRLPKPVIAMVAGWSIGGGNVLQVCCDLTIAADNAKFGQTGPKVGSFDGGYGSWLLAETVGLKKAREIWYLCRQYSAQEALDMGMINTVVPLEDLEKETVAWAREMLEKSPLALRMLKGAINAVSDGAAGMQQFAGDATMLYYMSEEAQEGRDAFKEKRSPEFDKFPRRP; translated from the coding sequence GTGAGCAGCGTGATCGACTGGCAGCGGTCGGGCGAGTATTCCGACATCATCTACGAGACCGCGGAGGGCATCGCCAAGATCACGATCAACCGCCCCGAGCGCCACAACGCCTTCCGGCCCCAGACGCTGTTCGAGCTCCAGGACGCCTTCAACCTCGCCCGCGACGACTCCTCGGTCGGCGTGATCATCTTCACCGGCGCCGGCGACCAGGCGTTCTGCTCCGGCGGCGACCAGAAGATCCGCGGCGAGGACGGCTACATGGGCGACGACGCCGTGGCCCGCCAGGGCATCGGCCGCCTCAACGTGCTCGACCTCCAGGTGCAGATCCGCCGCCTGCCCAAGCCCGTCATCGCCATGGTCGCCGGCTGGTCCATCGGCGGCGGCAACGTGCTCCAGGTCTGCTGCGACCTGACCATCGCCGCGGACAACGCCAAGTTCGGCCAGACCGGCCCCAAGGTCGGCTCCTTCGACGGCGGCTACGGCTCCTGGCTGCTCGCCGAGACCGTCGGCCTGAAGAAGGCCCGCGAGATCTGGTACCTGTGCCGCCAGTACAGCGCGCAGGAGGCCCTGGACATGGGCATGATCAACACGGTCGTGCCGCTGGAGGACCTGGAGAAGGAGACCGTGGCCTGGGCCCGGGAGATGCTGGAGAAGTCCCCGCTGGCGCTGCGCATGCTCAAGGGCGCCATCAACGCCGTCAGCGACGGCGCGGCCGGGATGCAGCAGTTCGCCGGTGACGCCACGATGCTCTACTACATGAGCGAGGAGGCCCAGGAGGGCCGCGACGCCTTCAAGGAGAAGCGCAGCCCGGAGTTCGACAAGTTCCCGCGTCGTCCGTGA
- a CDS encoding AMP-binding protein: MARERQVEAGGTHPRDLEGRPLQAVRGLAPERLGDLLARALDGHGPALLPIPDGTPDARVDELLAAMRPASLRTPDGVAALDGARPAGGDTALVITTSGSTGAPKGVELSAAALRSSARASVARIGAAPGDAWLCVLPAGHISGIQVIMRALATGGRIEHAAFSVRTVVGLARGSRPHVSLVPTQLRRLLAAGTDLSVFGTILLGGAAADPALLREARGAGGRVVTTYGMSETCGGCVYDGVALDGVRVRVESPSADGAGRILLSGPVLLSGYRLAPGVRADPGALVTDADGTRWLRTNDLGRLDGDGRLSVLGRVDEVVNTGGHKVVPGQVNARLLEHPAVADSVVVGRPDPEWGERVSAVVVPADPDAPPSLEQLRSWVRERLPAYAAPRELEVRASLPMLASGKPDLVALRGPRG; encoded by the coding sequence GTGGCACGCGAGAGACAGGTCGAGGCAGGCGGAACGCACCCCCGTGACCTGGAGGGGCGCCCCCTCCAGGCGGTGCGCGGACTGGCGCCGGAGCGCCTGGGCGACCTGTTGGCCCGGGCCCTGGACGGGCACGGCCCCGCCCTGCTGCCGATCCCCGACGGGACCCCCGACGCGCGCGTGGACGAACTCCTGGCCGCCATGCGCCCGGCCTCCCTGCGCACCCCGGACGGGGTCGCCGCGCTGGACGGCGCCCGCCCGGCGGGCGGGGACACCGCCCTGGTCATCACCACCTCGGGCTCCACCGGCGCGCCCAAGGGCGTGGAGCTGTCCGCCGCCGCGCTGCGCTCCTCCGCGCGGGCCTCGGTGGCGCGGATCGGCGCCGCCCCCGGCGACGCGTGGCTGTGCGTGCTGCCCGCCGGGCACATCTCCGGCATCCAGGTGATCATGCGCGCCCTGGCCACGGGCGGCCGGATCGAGCACGCGGCCTTCTCGGTGCGGACGGTGGTCGGGCTCGCGCGCGGATCTCGACCGCACGTGTCCCTGGTGCCCACCCAGCTGCGGCGCCTGCTGGCCGCCGGGACCGACCTGTCGGTGTTCGGGACCATCCTGCTCGGCGGCGCCGCCGCCGACCCCGCCCTGCTGCGGGAGGCCCGCGGGGCCGGGGGCCGGGTGGTCACCACGTACGGCATGAGCGAGACCTGCGGCGGGTGCGTCTACGACGGCGTCGCGCTGGACGGGGTACGGGTGCGGGTGGAGTCCCCCTCGGCCGACGGGGCCGGGCGGATCCTGCTGTCGGGGCCGGTGCTGCTGAGCGGCTACCGCCTGGCGCCCGGGGTCCGCGCCGATCCGGGCGCCCTGGTCACCGACGCCGACGGGACGCGGTGGCTGCGCACCAACGACCTGGGCCGTCTGGACGGGGACGGGCGCCTGAGCGTGCTCGGACGCGTGGACGAGGTGGTCAACACCGGCGGCCACAAGGTGGTGCCGGGGCAGGTCAACGCCCGGCTGCTGGAGCACCCCGCGGTGGCCGACTCGGTGGTGGTGGGCCGACCCGACCCCGAGTGGGGCGAGCGGGTGAGCGCCGTCGTGGTGCCCGCCGACCCCGACGCGCCGCCCTCCCTGGAGCAGTTGCGCTCGTGGGTGCGCGAGCGCCTGCCCGCCTACGCCGCTCCCCGCGAGCTGGAGGTGCGCGCCTCCCTGCCGATGCTGGCCTCGGGCAAGCCCGACCTGGTGGCCCTGCGCGGCCCGCGCGGCTGA
- a CDS encoding sigma-70 family RNA polymerase sigma factor yields MTSTAPAAPAPTAGAPADTARSDDASADAVLTDLLDRGRAQGHLSLSELRAAFTAAAVSTGDGRSILRELTENGVRLANGGDDSAPVADPDAEDDVLEDTLIATVPDTDEAPRAEGKTAPRKGPSPRRKTRSTRRVKKAEPAQTTTDAETGEADLDDQSPAMGDSVHTYLKAIGRRQLLTAEQEVDLAKRVEAGLYAEYRLGLHGEVDGSAPLAEAEVEELEWVAEDGRKAKSHMLEANLRLVVSVAKKYSDRGMSLLDVVQEGNLGLIRAVEKFDYTKGFKFSTYAMWWIRQAIQRGFADSARTIRLPVHVLELLSKVSRLERDMHQALGREPTPEELGLELDKTPAQIEELLRVTRQPISLDSTIGEDGETRIGDLIEDVDASEASEVVDRQLMADQLRNALSDLEPREATIMSLRFGLMDGRPRTLDEIGKHLGLTRERIRQLEKQSLSKLRHPSRAQQLLDFAS; encoded by the coding sequence ATGACGAGCACTGCCCCAGCCGCTCCGGCACCCACCGCCGGAGCCCCCGCTGACACCGCTCGCAGCGACGACGCGTCCGCCGACGCGGTCCTGACCGACCTGCTCGACCGCGGACGCGCCCAGGGGCACCTGTCCCTCTCCGAACTGCGTGCCGCTTTCACCGCGGCCGCCGTCTCCACCGGCGACGGCCGTTCCATCCTGCGTGAACTCACCGAGAACGGGGTCAGGCTCGCCAACGGGGGCGACGACTCCGCACCGGTGGCCGATCCCGACGCCGAGGACGACGTGCTGGAAGACACTCTCATCGCCACGGTGCCCGACACCGACGAGGCACCCAGGGCCGAAGGCAAGACCGCGCCGCGCAAGGGCCCCTCCCCCCGGAGGAAGACCCGCTCCACACGGCGCGTCAAGAAGGCCGAGCCCGCCCAGACCACCACCGACGCGGAGACCGGCGAGGCCGACCTCGACGACCAGTCCCCCGCCATGGGCGACTCGGTCCACACCTACCTCAAGGCCATCGGCCGACGCCAGCTCCTCACCGCGGAGCAGGAGGTCGACCTGGCCAAGCGGGTCGAGGCCGGGCTCTACGCCGAGTACCGGCTCGGCCTGCACGGCGAGGTGGACGGCTCCGCCCCGCTGGCCGAGGCCGAGGTCGAGGAGCTGGAGTGGGTGGCCGAGGACGGCCGCAAGGCCAAGTCCCACATGCTGGAGGCCAACCTGCGCCTGGTGGTGTCGGTGGCCAAGAAGTACAGCGACCGGGGGATGTCGCTGCTCGACGTGGTCCAGGAGGGCAACCTCGGCCTGATCCGCGCCGTGGAGAAGTTCGACTACACCAAGGGCTTCAAGTTCTCCACCTACGCCATGTGGTGGATCCGCCAGGCCATCCAGCGCGGTTTCGCCGACTCCGCGCGCACCATCCGCCTGCCCGTGCACGTCCTGGAGCTGCTGAGCAAGGTCAGCCGCCTGGAGCGCGACATGCACCAGGCGCTGGGCCGCGAGCCCACGCCGGAGGAGCTGGGCCTGGAGCTGGACAAGACCCCGGCCCAGATCGAGGAGCTGCTGCGGGTCACCCGCCAGCCCATCAGCCTGGACTCCACGATCGGCGAGGACGGCGAGACCCGCATCGGCGACCTGATCGAGGACGTGGACGCCTCGGAGGCCTCCGAGGTGGTGGACCGCCAGCTCATGGCCGACCAGCTGCGCAACGCGCTGTCGGACCTGGAGCCGCGCGAGGCCACCATCATGTCCCTGCGCTTCGGCCTCATGGACGGCCGTCCGCGCACCCTGGACGAGATCGGCAAGCACCTGGGGCTGACCCGCGAGCGCATCCGCCAGCTGGAGAAGCAGTCGCTGTCCAAGCTGCGCCACCCCAGCCGCGCCCAGCAGCTGCTGGACTTCGCCAGCTAG